ttaattggaaaagatgatttgactttgattgattatgtttttgttagtttAACTAACAGATAATGTGACCATTTTTCATATAATGTTGTGGTAAAATATATGCCTAAATTCTAAACATGGAATTATTAGTTCTCAATAACtttatcttatttaatattttgttatagttCTATAGTGATTGATTAactgccgatttcaataaccgatctcaatccaaaatcttaaGTTTTTTAAGAGCTCtcaccatgggcgaggcgagaaggagtgtcagactcttactgacttaaaaccatcccgttcctactcctactttttgagccggagccccggtaaacccgctaggtagtccgaagctccggatcaggcatcagccctactgggcccaaaatccttagattaagatcgatttttgacattagttctacaGAGTTCCTGTCAAAATTAAGATCGATCCTAAGATTTTGAATATatatcggttattgaaattggcagcaATACTATTGATGATTGttgtaaaatctaaattattattactaagttaattataattgaacaatttatttgtatacgttattatttggaaaatataatgattattatcTTAAAGtggcaaatatttttatttactaacccTGAATTAACATGGCTCTGCAAATTATTGTTATCGCGATATTTTCGGTAAACTAACCTGTTTTTGCTGAACTATAAGCCTCCtctctcctctacataagatgCTGTAATATCCATGCTTGGCAGGTGggttgttgtaaataaatattgtcgaataaatgctttttctttctttattcaAATAGCAGTTAGTtcagtaccattagtacgagtttgctttacgtttaacgaaatcgaaacgagagcgcgttcagcgctgtgattggatagttcattcgagccggccaatcagagaatCACGGAACGCGCtctttcgttaaacgtaaagcaaactcgtactaagggtacagagcgcCACTGCCAAGTCGATCAGCTCTTGCTACACCCACAGAAACACAGacaattgtattatattttgacGCTACTGTAACCTGTAGTTATCGATGTTTAGTAAAACTATACCAAATGTACCATTTGAATGACCATTCCTTTTCTTTATAGGTGGGCGACTATATACGCTACTGGAActggaaagtaaaaaaaatactgatgaAACAGATTTGAAATCAAACGTTAAAGAACGCAAGAAAAAGCCAAGCGTAGAATTAGTTGAACACAGAAAGGCTATAAGAGAGATACTCCTAAACTGTAATGCTACGCCTATCAGAACGCATGTAGGTATCGGGTACACCTGCTCTTACTGCAGAGCTCAATTTCCGAAACCAGCGGAACTTAAAGCACATACTCTAGACAACCACAAAGACATTGATAAAGCCGACTTTATGACCACCATGATCATGGCTAATTACGTCGTCAAATTGGACATTACAGGGCTCAAATGTAACGTTTGCAATGAGGACATCAATACACTGGAGGACTTTGTGGATCATTGCCAAAAAGTACACCACAGTTACATCTCCAAAACCCATTTAAGCCACATTCTTCCATTCAAATTCGACGATGAAGGACTCAGATGCATGGTCTGCCTAGGCCCTTTCGATAGTTTTCGGACTCTCATCAAACACATGCATGTCCACTACAGAAATTTTATTTGTCCCATATGCGACGCTGGGTTCGTGAACAAATATGCGCTCTTTTATCACACAGAAACTCACGAAGGCGCATCGTTTGTTTGTGATTATTGCCCCAAAGTTTTACCTACACATCTGAAAAAACGTATGCACGAGAAAACGGAACATAGTGATGaggataaaataaacaaatgttccATGTGTGAGGAAACATTCTCTGATTATGTCAAGAAGAGAGTTCACCTTGCTTCTGTCCATGGCATCGTGGCATCAGCGACAGCTTGCCAAGCTTGCGACAAAGTTGTTGCTTCGAAGAAGGCTTTGTTGGCCCACATGAAGAGGGTTCACTTGATGGAGAAGCCCCATAAATGTGACATCTGCGATAAAAAGTTCCATTCGACGACTTGTCTCAAAAATCATATGGTGAAACATACCGGGGCCAAAAAGTTCCAATGTAATATTTGCCAGAAGGCGTATGGGAGGAAAAAGACGTTGAATTCACATATGAAGACTCACGATGAAGACAACCATGTGAAATGCGAATATTGTGGCCAGAAGTTTACTCAGAGATATTCTTTGAAATGTCATATTAAGTCAAAACATGCGAACTTCGTTTAGACATGAGGATTTCAGTTTTTATTGATGCTGATCCTAGACATGATTTGCTTAAATGGTGTAAGGTTAGGAGTAGGTTAGAGTACGGCCCTTCTACAGTTAGACGTTTCTAATTATCCGTGACCAAGTTTATTttgacttaaaataattattgacgcgcgtgctttcgcatgatcagctgttagcagcgaggcgcccgcgctcGCGTTATcagaagactagtaggtattttggaacttaacgcgcgcgtgctaatgaaattttgttgttttgttattgtgataaaaataaaactaatgagtatacaaaaatagtttctttgggaaagttgtttgtaatcatgagtacaatcacgtgtttaaatatcgttcactaattaccaatcACCCTATATAGAAATAGTCACGGTAATTAGAATCGTCAAATTGAAGAATGGCGGAGTAGTACgagtaggtacttttaaaatagtAAAGTTGTATGAGAATACATCcattaattcattaatatatttatactaatacaatgttaaataataataaggtatTGTATAATGGTGGCCGTACACGTTAGGTTTTGTATAACGAGTTTACCCTTACATGTGAAACTGTATAGTTGTAACACCTTTTTTTGAGAgtaaatcattcaataacttttctcgccttgggcgaggcgagaaggagtgtcagactcttactgactaaaaaccaccccgttcctactcctgtttttcgaaacggagccccggtaacccgctaggtagtccgcagctccggatagttgTAACACCTAGCGTGTACGGGGGAAA
This is a stretch of genomic DNA from Spodoptera frugiperda isolate SF20-4 chromosome 24, AGI-APGP_CSIRO_Sfru_2.0, whole genome shotgun sequence. It encodes these proteins:
- the LOC118278826 gene encoding PR domain zinc finger protein 5 isoform X6; translation: METAGHSNMCRCCASEGAFKDIKSTYHWMGEEEIYADMLKDCFDINLNVSEHGEDGGICEVCITQLRNAINFKKQVQHTEEQFKKHLQNKTLFRPHIVKVEVAAEEDSEEGDIMGSGDDAFSGAEFEVPIKTEDDEPKPKKRSKAPATSTRSKKSKSDDGEPSTKRGRLYTLLELESKKNTDETDLKSNVKERKKKPSVELVEHRKAIREILLNCNATPIRTHVGIGYTCSYCRAQFPKPAELKAHTLDNHKDIDKADFMTTMIMANYVVKLDITGLKCNVCNEDINTLEDFVDHCQKVHHSYISKTHLSHILPFKFDDEGLRCMVCLGPFDSFRTLIKHMHVHYRNFICPICDAGFVNKYALFYHTETHEGASFVCDYCPKVLPTHLKKRMHEKTEHSDEDKINKCSMCEETFSDYVKKRVHLASVHGIVASATACQACDKVVASKKALLAHMKRVHLMEKPHKCDICDKKFHSTTCLKNHMVKHTGAKKFQCNICQKAYGRKKTLNSHMKTHDEDNHVKCEYCGQKFTQRYSLKCHIKSKHANFV